From the Kiritimatiellaceae bacterium genome, one window contains:
- a CDS encoding aldo/keto reductase — MKANSRFHSIRVCLSIAAMNTQKIAGSQINASRIIYGCMTSALPWGPERDAEKEKQGLAAFEQAVECGINLFDHADIYCSGKGEILFGEFLKANPGLREKIYVQTKCGIRLPNSPVQGAPHRLDNSGKHILSSVDASLKRLGLDYLDILLLHRPDALVEPEEVAAAFNKLYASGKVQAFGVSNHTAGQIALLRRFVEQPLVANQVRINLMHSHMFDEPQNYDQGGGAGGFLGTLEYCRLHDITLQAYSPLMHGRLSQNDLNERESACLKALQTMSAEKGVSTDTLLMAWLLRHPAKIQPIVGSCNIGRIVACCRADEVELTREEWYSLWVAARGTKLP; from the coding sequence ATGAAAGCAAATTCGCGCTTCCATTCGATACGGGTCTGTTTGAGTATCGCCGCCATGAATACGCAAAAAATCGCCGGATCGCAGATCAACGCCTCACGCATCATTTACGGATGTATGACCTCCGCACTCCCTTGGGGGCCGGAACGGGATGCGGAAAAGGAAAAACAAGGACTCGCCGCCTTCGAACAAGCCGTCGAATGCGGCATCAACCTTTTCGACCACGCCGACATCTACTGCTCCGGCAAAGGGGAAATTCTTTTCGGCGAATTCCTTAAAGCCAATCCGGGGCTGCGGGAAAAAATTTATGTGCAGACAAAGTGCGGGATCCGCCTTCCAAACAGTCCGGTTCAAGGCGCGCCCCACCGGCTGGACAATTCCGGAAAACATATTCTGTCGTCCGTGGATGCCAGCCTCAAACGCCTTGGCCTTGATTATCTCGATATTCTGCTTCTGCACCGCCCGGACGCTTTGGTCGAGCCGGAAGAGGTCGCGGCCGCCTTCAACAAACTCTATGCATCCGGCAAGGTTCAGGCTTTCGGTGTCAGCAACCATACCGCCGGACAGATTGCCCTGCTGCGCCGCTTCGTCGAACAGCCGCTGGTCGCGAATCAGGTGCGCATTAATCTGATGCACTCCCATATGTTTGATGAGCCGCAGAATTACGATCAGGGCGGCGGGGCCGGCGGATTTCTCGGCACGCTCGAATACTGCCGTCTGCACGACATCACCTTGCAGGCCTACAGTCCGCTGATGCACGGACGGCTGAGTCAAAACGATCTCAACGAACGGGAATCCGCATGCCTGAAGGCTCTGCAAACGATGTCCGCCGAAAAAGGCGTATCGACCGACACGCTTCTTATGGCCTGGCTTCTGCGCCACCCGGCAAAGATTCAGCCGATCGTCGGTTCCTGTAATATCGGACGCATCGTCGCCTGCTGTCGGGCCGACGAAGTCGAACTGACGCGTGAAGAGTGGTATTCCCTGTGGGTCGCCGCCCGCGGTACAAAACTGCCGTAG